A single Chloroflexota bacterium DNA region contains:
- a CDS encoding ABC transporter substrate-binding protein, producing MTVRPARWFPICALLLAACSAPAVPSTPSSRTVAEGAPTAAPKRISLAVAANVPTLVDRLSAGGVGVPGLTDLQKMLSPGLTVRDDQGALRPILAESAPTLENGLWTLLPDGRMQTIWKIKTSARWQDGIPFTSEDVVFTARVDRDPEVPMRRAIGYQSVESIEAPDSQTVRVTWKQPYIQADMLFDDPLFPQHILESAFQDDKPGFPQLSYWTDDFIGTGAFRLQQYVRGSHMVLQANDDYVLGRPKIDEIEVKFIPDPATLMANVLAGSVELTLGRGISLEQVTQLRDQWKQGGADIAFTSWLVIYPQFVNPTPAIVGDAQFRRALMHALDRQQMADSLQGGLVPVAHTFLHPREPDYAQVEDRIVKYDFDPRRAMDMIQALGYTRGADGMFQDSNGRGLSLEIRTSPEQDIQVKTLFAIADAWEHVGVATEPNVMAEQRIRDREYVQTFPAFLMYRQPNDPNGLLLRLYSWQAPMPENNFVGRNHPRYRNPEFDAMIDRYYTTIPKRERTAVLGDIIHHTTDLLTMMGLFYDAEPVIIGNRLVNVAAAKSADSTPVWNVDLWDVRGG from the coding sequence ATGACTGTGCGCCCCGCTCGCTGGTTCCCCATTTGCGCGCTCCTGCTCGCCGCGTGCTCCGCGCCGGCGGTGCCATCCACTCCATCCTCCCGGACTGTCGCGGAGGGAGCGCCGACCGCCGCTCCGAAGCGCATCAGCCTCGCCGTCGCGGCGAACGTGCCCACCCTCGTCGACCGGCTCTCGGCCGGCGGCGTCGGCGTACCCGGACTCACCGATCTCCAGAAGATGCTCAGCCCGGGCCTCACCGTCCGCGACGATCAGGGCGCCCTTCGCCCCATCCTCGCCGAGTCTGCCCCGACCCTCGAGAATGGACTCTGGACCCTCTTGCCGGACGGCCGGATGCAGACGATCTGGAAGATCAAAACGAGCGCCCGCTGGCAGGACGGCATTCCATTCACCAGTGAGGACGTCGTCTTCACCGCTCGCGTTGATCGCGACCCGGAAGTGCCCATGCGGCGCGCCATCGGCTACCAGTCCGTCGAATCCATCGAGGCGCCGGACTCGCAGACCGTCCGCGTGACGTGGAAGCAGCCCTACATCCAGGCGGACATGCTCTTCGACGACCCGCTCTTCCCGCAGCACATCCTCGAAAGCGCCTTTCAGGATGACAAGCCCGGCTTCCCCCAGCTCTCGTACTGGACAGATGACTTCATCGGGACCGGGGCGTTCCGTCTGCAGCAGTATGTGCGCGGAAGCCACATGGTGCTCCAGGCGAACGACGACTACGTCCTCGGTCGGCCGAAGATCGACGAGATCGAGGTCAAGTTCATTCCCGATCCCGCGACGTTGATGGCGAACGTGCTGGCTGGCTCGGTCGAGCTGACCCTCGGGCGCGGGATCTCCCTCGAGCAGGTGACCCAGCTCCGCGACCAGTGGAAGCAGGGCGGCGCCGACATCGCCTTCACCTCGTGGCTGGTCATCTACCCGCAATTCGTCAACCCGACGCCGGCCATCGTGGGCGACGCGCAGTTTCGCCGCGCGCTGATGCACGCGCTGGACCGCCAGCAGATGGCCGATTCGCTCCAGGGCGGCCTTGTACCCGTGGCCCACACCTTCCTCCACCCCCGTGAGCCCGATTACGCGCAGGTCGAGGATCGCATCGTGAAATACGACTTCGACCCGCGCCGCGCCATGGACATGATCCAGGCGCTCGGGTACACGCGCGGGGCTGACGGCATGTTCCAGGACTCGAACGGCCGGGGCCTCTCCCTCGAGATCCGCACGAGCCCTGAGCAGGACATCCAGGTGAAGACGCTCTTCGCCATCGCGGACGCCTGGGAGCACGTGGGCGTGGCGACCGAGCCCAACGTGATGGCCGAGCAGCGCATCAGGGACCGGGAGTACGTCCAGACCTTCCCGGCCTTCCTCATGTATCGCCAGCCCAACGATCCCAACGGATTGCTCCTGCGGCTCTATAGCTGGCAGGCGCCGATGCCCGAGAATAACTTCGTTGGCAGGAATCACCCCCGCTACAGGAACCCCGAGTTCGACGCGATGATCGACCGCTACTACACGACCATTCCGAAGCGGGAGCGCACGGCGGTTCTGGGGGACATCATCCACCACACGACCGATCTCCTGACCATGATGGGGCTCTTCTACGACGCGGAGCCGGTGATCATCGGCAACCGACTGGTGAACGTCGCGGCCGCCAAGTCGGCGGACTCGACCCCCGTGTGGAACGTCGACCTCTGGGACGTCCGCGGTGGATGA